In candidate division KSB1 bacterium, the following proteins share a genomic window:
- a CDS encoding lipoprotein-releasing ABC transporter permease subunit → MNYELLIASRHLRSKRRTGFVSLITYISVFGVMIGVAALIIVLSVMNGFESEVRSRIVGFDAHVRVGTYHDRGIEDYGQVIRQIQDIPHTLGISPYIVEKGLIRSAESSGEGLVVKGVDPETVVKVSDLQRNIVYGKLDLGMAEGPEGERPLPGIVLGFNLADKLVVGVGDKVTIISPVGVTGMFGPMPPVMQFRVTGYFQTGLYQYDDTFAYISLESAQKLFKMGQGVTGLELRLDNLSSARWVAQQIDSRLGYPYRTTTWFDMNRNLFSWMQIEKWAAFIVLSLIIMVAAFNIASTLIMIVLEKTKEIGILKSMGATAQSIMKIFVFEGLITGVVGTVLGCVAGYVLCWSQLEYKWFSLPGDVYIINFLPVLMRWTDFVWVSLAAILISYLATLYPAWKASRLDPVQAIRYE, encoded by the coding sequence ATGAACTACGAGCTGCTCATCGCCAGCCGCCACCTGCGCTCCAAGCGCCGCACCGGCTTCGTCTCGCTGATCACTTACATCTCGGTGTTCGGCGTGATGATCGGTGTGGCGGCGCTGATCATTGTCCTCTCGGTCATGAACGGCTTCGAAAGTGAGGTGCGTTCTCGCATCGTCGGCTTTGACGCGCACGTGCGCGTGGGCACCTACCACGACCGTGGCATCGAGGACTATGGCCAGGTGATTCGCCAGATCCAGGACATACCGCACACTCTGGGCATCTCTCCCTACATCGTGGAAAAGGGCCTGATCCGTTCAGCCGAGAGCAGTGGCGAAGGCCTGGTGGTCAAAGGGGTGGATCCGGAGACGGTGGTCAAGGTCTCGGACTTGCAGCGGAACATCGTCTACGGCAAGCTCGACTTGGGCATGGCCGAAGGCCCTGAGGGAGAGCGACCCCTCCCTGGCATTGTCCTGGGTTTCAACTTGGCAGACAAGCTCGTGGTAGGAGTCGGCGATAAGGTCACCATCATCAGTCCGGTGGGGGTCACGGGCATGTTCGGCCCCATGCCTCCGGTGATGCAGTTTCGGGTGACCGGCTACTTCCAGACAGGTCTGTATCAGTACGACGATACCTTTGCCTACATCTCGTTAGAGTCCGCGCAGAAGCTCTTCAAGATGGGGCAAGGGGTCACCGGGCTGGAGTTGCGGCTGGACAACCTGTCCAGCGCGCGCTGGGTGGCGCAGCAGATCGACAGCCGCCTGGGGTATCCGTACCGCACTACCACCTGGTTTGACATGAACCGCAACCTCTTCTCGTGGATGCAGATCGAAAAGTGGGCAGCCTTCATCGTCCTCAGCCTGATCATCATGGTTGCCGCCTTCAATATCGCCAGCACCTTGATCATGATTGTCTTGGAGAAGACCAAGGAGATCGGCATCCTCAAATCGATGGGGGCCACGGCGCAGAGCATCATGAAGATCTTTGTGTTCGAGGGTCTCATCACTGGCGTGGTGGGCACGGTACTGGGCTGTGTCGCCGGCTATGTGCTTTGCTGGTCGCAATTGGAGTACAAGTGGTTCTCGTTGCCCGGTGACGTCTACATCATCAACTTTTTGCCGGTACTCATGAGGTGGACGGACTTTGTGTGGGTGAGTTTAGCGGCGATTCTCATCAGCTATTTGGCGACCCTGTACCCGGCGTGGAAGGCATCGCGCCTGGATCCCGTGCAGGCTATACGATACGAGTAG
- the lysS gene encoding lysine--tRNA ligase, which translates to MSKEPEENVVTTAAVELNEVMRVRRQKLAKLAELSVNPYPYHFRRTAVAQQVLADFPSYEGKEVALAGRVMSLRRMGKAAFAHIADASGKMQIYLRVDQVGEAAYQVFDLVDIGDIVGVRGQVFRTKTGEITVLVKEFQLLAKSLRPLPVVKEREVDGQRQVFDQFADVELRYRQRYVDLVVNPQVREVFIKRTQIVRAMRKFLDERGYLEVETPILQPIYGGASARPFVTHHNALDMKLYLRIADELYLKRLIVGGFEGVYEIGKDFRNEGMDRSHNPEFTMMELYVAYEDYYFMMELVEQMVSTIAEEVTGSTTVVYQGQRIDLKPPWRRLKMFDALRHYTGKELYDKSAEELRGIAAELGVEAEHFWDRGKIIDELFSQFVEPHLIQPTFVMDYPIELSPLAKKHRDDPRLVERFEPYIAGQEIGNAFSELNDPIDQSARFQAQMRLREAGLEEAQVMDQDYIRALEYGMPPTAGLGIGVDRLVMLLTDAHSLRDVIFFPHMRPEH; encoded by the coding sequence ATGAGCAAAGAGCCTGAGGAAAATGTTGTCACAACTGCTGCCGTAGAGCTGAATGAAGTGATGAGGGTGCGCCGGCAGAAGCTTGCCAAGTTGGCGGAGCTGTCGGTGAACCCCTACCCTTACCATTTCCGCCGCACCGCGGTGGCCCAGCAGGTACTCGCCGATTTTCCCAGCTACGAGGGCAAAGAGGTGGCGCTGGCCGGGCGCGTCATGTCCCTGCGACGGATGGGGAAAGCCGCCTTTGCGCACATCGCCGACGCTTCCGGCAAGATGCAGATTTACCTCAGAGTGGATCAGGTCGGCGAGGCCGCTTACCAGGTGTTTGATCTGGTGGATATCGGCGATATTGTCGGGGTCAGAGGCCAGGTCTTCCGCACCAAGACAGGCGAGATCACGGTCTTGGTCAAAGAGTTCCAGCTCCTGGCGAAAAGCCTGCGCCCGCTCCCGGTGGTCAAGGAGCGGGAGGTCGATGGCCAGCGCCAGGTCTTTGACCAGTTCGCCGATGTGGAGCTCCGCTACCGCCAGCGCTACGTGGACCTGGTGGTGAACCCGCAGGTGCGCGAGGTGTTCATCAAGCGCACGCAGATCGTGCGCGCCATGCGCAAGTTCTTGGACGAGCGCGGCTATCTGGAAGTGGAGACGCCTATCTTGCAGCCCATCTACGGCGGGGCCTCGGCGCGACCGTTCGTCACCCACCACAACGCGCTGGACATGAAGCTCTACCTGCGCATCGCCGACGAGCTCTACCTGAAACGGCTCATCGTGGGCGGCTTTGAAGGGGTCTACGAGATCGGCAAGGACTTTCGCAACGAGGGGATGGATCGCTCGCACAACCCCGAGTTCACCATGATGGAGCTCTACGTGGCCTACGAAGACTACTACTTCATGATGGAGCTGGTGGAGCAGATGGTGAGCACCATTGCCGAGGAGGTCACGGGTAGCACCACCGTGGTCTATCAAGGGCAGCGCATCGACCTCAAGCCGCCGTGGCGCCGGCTGAAGATGTTCGACGCCCTGCGCCACTACACCGGCAAGGAGCTGTACGACAAGAGCGCGGAGGAACTGCGGGGGATCGCCGCCGAGCTCGGGGTGGAGGCGGAGCACTTCTGGGACAGGGGAAAAATCATCGATGAGCTGTTTAGCCAATTTGTGGAACCCCACCTCATCCAGCCGACCTTCGTCATGGACTACCCCATCGAGCTCTCCCCACTGGCCAAGAAGCACCGCGACGATCCTCGGTTGGTGGAGCGCTTTGAACCCTACATCGCCGGGCAGGAGATCGGCAACGCCTTCTCGGAGTTGAACGACCCCATTGACCAGTCGGCCCGCTTTCAGGCGCAGATGCGCCTGCGCGAGGCGGGCCTGGAGGAAGCGCAAGTCATGGACCAGGACTATATCCGAGCCCTGGAGTACGGGATGCCGCCTACTGCCGGCCTGGGCATCGGCGTCGACCGCCTGGTCATGCTTCTCACAGACGCGCACTCGCTGCGGGATGTGATCTTTTTCCCGCACATGCGACCGGAGCACTGA
- the alr gene encoding alanine racemase, whose protein sequence is MRPTCAVIDLGAIAYNLGQIRAKVAPARIMAVVKANAYGHGALEVATTALASGASYLGVALVEEGMELRAGGVKAPILVFGGTVPEQAPLFVENDLTATVYTLQAAEALAGVARRLGKTATVHVKIDTGMGRVGVAWDEALSFLRWLTAQPGLRVEGVYTHLATSDEKDKAFAELQLARFRQVVDGVEAMGLRLIKHAANSGAILDMPESYFDMVRPGVMMYGYYPSPHTSQSVPLRPAMTFKTRVLLVKKVARGTSISYGRQFIAPRPTTIATLPVGYADGYNRLLSNRGEVLIRGRRYPVVGRVCMDQIMVDLGPESDVQPGEEVVLFGRQGDEEVSVYWICEKLGTIPYEVTCWVSARVPRVSTRGGPLNGDGDEQRA, encoded by the coding sequence GTGCGGCCTACCTGTGCGGTGATCGACTTAGGGGCCATAGCGTACAACCTGGGGCAGATTCGCGCCAAGGTTGCGCCCGCGCGCATCATGGCCGTGGTCAAGGCCAATGCCTACGGCCATGGCGCCCTGGAGGTGGCGACCACCGCGCTGGCCAGCGGCGCAAGTTACCTGGGCGTCGCCTTGGTGGAAGAGGGGATGGAGCTTCGCGCCGGAGGGGTGAAAGCGCCGATACTGGTCTTCGGCGGCACAGTCCCGGAACAGGCGCCGTTGTTTGTGGAAAATGACCTCACCGCTACCGTCTACACGCTCCAGGCGGCTGAGGCGTTGGCCGGGGTGGCTCGGCGGTTGGGGAAGACGGCCACCGTGCACGTGAAGATAGACACTGGCATGGGCCGCGTCGGGGTGGCCTGGGACGAAGCGCTCTCCTTTCTCCGCTGGCTCACCGCGCAACCAGGGCTGCGCGTGGAAGGGGTGTACACGCATCTTGCCACTTCTGACGAAAAAGACAAGGCGTTTGCCGAGCTGCAACTGGCGCGCTTTCGTCAAGTAGTGGACGGGGTAGAAGCCATGGGGCTGCGCTTGATAAAGCATGCCGCCAACAGCGGCGCCATTTTGGACATGCCGGAGAGCTACTTTGACATGGTGCGGCCGGGAGTGATGATGTACGGCTACTATCCGTCGCCCCACACCAGTCAAAGCGTGCCCCTGCGTCCGGCGATGACGTTTAAGACGAGGGTCCTCTTGGTGAAAAAGGTCGCGCGGGGCACCAGCATCAGCTACGGACGGCAGTTCATCGCCCCACGGCCGACCACCATCGCCACGCTGCCTGTGGGCTATGCCGACGGCTACAACAGGTTGCTCTCCAACCGTGGCGAAGTGCTCATCCGTGGCAGGCGCTACCCGGTGGTCGGCAGAGTGTGCATGGACCAGATTATGGTGGACCTTGGGCCGGAAAGCGACGTCCAGCCCGGCGAGGAGGTCGTGCTCTTTGGCCGCCAGGGCGATGAGGAAGTGAGCGTGTATTGGATCTGCGAGAAGCTGGGGACAATCCCCTACGAGGTGACCTGCTGGGTGTCGGCGCGAGTGCCAAGGGTCTCCACGCGCGGCGGCCCGCTCAATGGTGACGGAGATGAGCAAAGAGCCTGA